In Callospermophilus lateralis isolate mCalLat2 chromosome 19, mCalLat2.hap1, whole genome shotgun sequence, the following are encoded in one genomic region:
- the Eln gene encoding elastin isoform X1 — protein sequence MGKVCVCVCVCVCVCVCARAGVSASVCAGEGPGSRRPRRRLQRGFRNCPLPAPAGLPRPPPPASARLLPAQPTRQQLRFGDKTRRGEQAGAFLPEMAMAGLTAAAPRPGVLLLLLALLHPAQPGGVPGAVPGGVPGGVYYPGAGLGGLGGGALGPGGKPPKPGAGLLGAFGAGPGGLAGAGPGAGLGAFPAGAFPGGVVPGGAAGAAAAYKAAKAGAGLGGVGGVGGVGGVGGVGGVGGVGGVGGVGGLGVSTGAVVPQVGAGVGVGAGAKPGKVPGVGLPGVYPGGVLPGTGARFPGVGVLPGVPTGAGVKAKAPGGGGAFAGIPGVGPFGGQQPGVPLGYPIKAPKLPGGYGLPYANGKAPFSYGPGGVAGAAGKAGYPTGTGVGPQAAAAAAAKAAKYGAGGAGVIPGVGGGGIPGGAGAVPGIGGIAGAGTPAAAAAAAKAAAKAAKYGAAGGLVPGGPGVRVPGVGIPGVGGVPGVGIPGVGGVPGVGVPGVGVPGVGVPGVGGPGIGGVPGAVSPAAAAKAAAKAAKYGARAGVGVGGIPTYGVGAGGFPGYGVGAGLGGVPGAGLGGVPGAGIGGVPGAGLSPAAQAAAAAKAAKYGAGGAGALGGLVPGAVPGAVPGLVPGVPGAGGVPGAGTPAAAAAKAAAKAAQFGLGPGVGGVPGGVGVPGGVGVPGGIGVPGGVGVPGGVGVPGGIIPGGIAGAGPAAAKSAAKAAAKAQYQAAAGLGAGVPGLGAGAGVPGLGAGAGVPGFGAGAGVPGFGAGAVPGSLAAAKAAKYGAGGAGALGGVGGLGGVGVPGGVAGAGPAASAAAAKAAAKAAQYGLGVGGLGAGGLGVGGLGAGGAVPGVGFGGVSPAAAAKAAKYGAAGLGGVLGATRPFPGGGVAARPGFGLSPIFPGGGAGGLGVGGKPPKAYGGALGALGYQGGACLGKSCGRKRK from the exons ATggggaaagtgtgtgtgtgtgtgtgtgtgtgtgtgtgtgtgtgtgtttgcgcgCGCGCGGGCGTGAGCGCGAGTGTGTGTGCAGGAGAAGGCCCTGGGTCCAGGCGGCCCCGCCGGAGGCTGCAGCGGGGCTTTCGTAATTGCCCCCTCCCGGCCCCCGCCGGCCTCCCCCGCCCGCCGCCGCCCGCCTCCGCCCGCCTCCTTCCCGCGCAGCCGACCAGGCAGCAATTACGCTTTGGGGATAAAACGAGGCGCGGAGAGCAGGCCGGGGCATTCCTCCCCGAGATGGCGATGGCGGGTCTGACGGCGGCGGCCCCGAGGCCCGGAGTCCTGCTGCTCCTGCTGGCCCTCCTCCACCCCGCGCAGCCTGGAG GGGTCCCAGGGGCTGTTCCTGGTGGAGTTCCTGGAGGAGTCTATTATCCAG GGGCTGGTCTCGGAGGCCTGGGAGGAGGAG CTCTGGGGCCCGGAGGCAAACCACCCAAACCAG GTGCAGGACTCCTGGGGGCATTTGGAGCAG GTCCCGGAGGGCTTGCGGGCGCTGGCCCTGGGGCAG GGTTGGGAGCCTTCCCTGCAGGTGCCTTCCCGGGGGGCGTGGTACCAGGTGGAGCTGCTGGTGCTGCTGCAGCCTATAAGGCTGCCAAGGCTG GTGCTGGGCTCGGAGGCGTCGGCGGAGTTGGCGGGGTTGGTGGTGTTGGAGGAGTCGGTGGCGTTGGAGGAGTCGGTGGCGTTGGCGGAGTCGGTGGCTTAGGAGTGTCCACAG GTGCCGTGGTCCCTCAGGTCGGAGCTGGAGTCGGTGTCGGAGCTGGAGCGAAGCCAGGGAAAGTGCCCG GTGTGGGGCTCCCAGGTGTATACCCAGGTGGCGTGCTCCCCGGCACAG GAGCTCGGTTCCCTGGAGTAGGGGTGCTCCCTGGGGTGCCCACCGGAGCAGGAGTCAAGGCCAAGGCCCCAG GTGGAGGCGGAGCTTTTGCAGGAATCCCAG GGGTCGGGCCCTTTGGGGGCCAGCAGCCTGGGGTCCCACTGGGATACCCCATCAAGGCACCCAAGCTTCCAG GTGGCTACGGACTGCCCTACGCCAATGGGAAAGCGCCCTTCA GCTATGGACCCGGAGGAGTGGCTGGTGCCGCGGGCAAGGCCGGCTACCCAACGGGGACAG GAGTGGGCCCCCAGGCGGCCGCAGCGGCAGCAGCTAAGGCAGCGAAATATG GTGCTGGAGGAGCTGGCGTCATCCCTGGTGTTGGAGGTGGCGGCATTCCTGGCGGGGCTGGTGCGGTTCCTGGGATTGGAGGCATTGCAG GGGCCGGGACTCCtgcggctgctgctgctgctgcaaagGCAGCCGCCAAGGCTGCGAAGTACG GAGCTGCTGGGGGCTTAGTGCCTGGTGGGCCAGGAGTTAGGGTCccaggtgttgggatcccaggtGTTGGCGGAGTCccaggtgttgggatcccaggtGTTGGCGGAGTCCCAGGTGTTGGAGTCCCGGGTGTTGGAGTcccaggtgttggggtcccaggtgTTGGGGGTCCAGGCATCGGGGGTGTACCAG GGGCCGTGTCACCAGCTGCTGCTGCCAAAGCAGCCGCCAAAGCAGCCAAATATG GGGCCAGAGCTGGAGTGGGCGTTGGAGGCATCCCCACATACGGGGTTGGTGCTGGGGGCTTTCCTGGCTATGGTGTTGGAGCAGGCCTTGGAGGTGTCCCCGGAGCTGGCCTTGGAGGTGTCCCCGGTGCTGGCATTGGAGGTGTCCCCGGAGCTGGCCTTTCCC CTGCAGCCCAAGCAGCCGCTGCGGCTAAAGCTGCCAAGTACG GTGCTGGAGGAGCTGGAGCCCTGGGAGGGCTGGTGCCAGGTGCCGTGCCAGGTGCAGTGCCAGGTTTAGTGCCAGGTGTGCCAGGAGCCGGAGGGGTGCCAG GAGCCGGGACCCCGGCAGCTGCAGCCGCCAAAGCAGCCGCCAAAGCTGCCCAGTTTG GTTTGGGCCCTGGAGTCGGTGGAGTTCCTGGTGGAGTTGGGGTTCCTGGTGGTGTTGGGGTTCCTGGTGGCATTGGAGTTCCTGGTGGCGTCGGGGTTCCTGGTGGCGTCGGAGTTCCTGGTGGCATTATCCCCGGTGGTATCGCGG GAGCAGGACCCGCTGCTGCCAAATCCGCTGCTAAAGCCGCCGCCAAAGCTCAGTACC AGGCAGCTGCTGGGCTGGGTGCCGGGGTTCCTGGATTAGGAGCTGGTGCCGGGGTTCCTGGATTAGGAGCTGGTGCCGGGGTTCCTGGATTTGGAGCTGGTGCCGGGGTTCCTGGATTTGGAGCTGGTGCAG TGCCTGGATCTCTGGCCGCTGCCAAAGCTGCCAAATATG GAGCAGGGGGCGCTGGGGCCCTGGGAGGCGTCGGGGGTCTCGGTGGAGTTGGAGTCCCAGGTGGCGTGGCAG GGGCCGGACCTGccgcctctgctgctgctgccaagGCTGCTGCCAAAGCCGCCCAGTACG GCCTCGGGGTCGGTGGGCTCGGAGCCGGAGGACTGGGGGTCGGTGGGCTTGGGGCCGGAGGAGCCGTCCCCGGCGTTGGCTTTGGAG
- the Eln gene encoding elastin isoform X2, whose protein sequence is MGKVCVCVCVCVCVCVCARAGVSASVCAGEGPGSRRPRRRLQRGFRNCPLPAPAGLPRPPPPASARLLPAQPTRQQLRFGDKTRRGEQAGAFLPEMAMAGLTAAAPRPGVLLLLLALLHPAQPGGVPGAVPGGVPGGVYYPGAGLGGLGGGALGPGGKPPKPGAGLLGAFGAGPGGLAGAGPGAGLGAFPAGAFPGGVVPGGAAGAAAAYKAAKAGAGLGGVGGVGGVGGVGGVGGVGGVGGVGGVGGLGVSTGAVVPQVGAGVGVGAGAKPGKVPGVGLPGVYPGGVLPGTGARFPGVGVLPGVPTGAGVKAKAPGGGGAFAGIPGVGPFGGQQPGVPLGYPIKAPKLPGGYGLPYANGKAPFSYGPGGVAGAAGKAGYPTGTGVGPQAAAAAAAKAAKYGAGGAGVIPGVGGGGIPGGAGAVPGIGGIAGAGTPAAAAAAAKAAAKAAKYGAAGGLVPGGPGVRVPGVGIPGVGGVPGVGIPGVGGVPGVGVPGVGVPGVGVPGVGGPGIGGVPGAVSPAAAAKAAAKAAKYGARAGVGVGGIPTYGVGAGGFPGYGVGAGLGGVPGAGLGGVPGAGIGGVPGAGLSPAAQAAAAAKAAKYGAGGAGALGGLVPGAVPGAVPGLVPGVPGAGGVPGAGTPAAAAAKAAAKAAQFGLGPGVGGVPGGVGVPGGVGVPGGIGVPGGVGVPGGVGVPGGIIPGGIAGAGPAAAKSAAKAAAKAQYQAAAGLGAGVPGLGAGAGVPGLGAGAGVPGFGAGAGVPGFGAGAVPGSLAAAKAAKYGAGGAGALGGVGGLGGVGVPGGVAGAGPAASAAAAKAAAKAAQYGLGVGGLGAGGLGVGGLGAGGAVPGVGFGGVSPAAAAKAAKYGVAARPGFGLSPIFPGGGAGGLGVGGKPPKAYGGALGALGYQGGACLGKSCGRKRK, encoded by the exons ATggggaaagtgtgtgtgtgtgtgtgtgtgtgtgtgtgtgtgtgtgtttgcgcgCGCGCGGGCGTGAGCGCGAGTGTGTGTGCAGGAGAAGGCCCTGGGTCCAGGCGGCCCCGCCGGAGGCTGCAGCGGGGCTTTCGTAATTGCCCCCTCCCGGCCCCCGCCGGCCTCCCCCGCCCGCCGCCGCCCGCCTCCGCCCGCCTCCTTCCCGCGCAGCCGACCAGGCAGCAATTACGCTTTGGGGATAAAACGAGGCGCGGAGAGCAGGCCGGGGCATTCCTCCCCGAGATGGCGATGGCGGGTCTGACGGCGGCGGCCCCGAGGCCCGGAGTCCTGCTGCTCCTGCTGGCCCTCCTCCACCCCGCGCAGCCTGGAG GGGTCCCAGGGGCTGTTCCTGGTGGAGTTCCTGGAGGAGTCTATTATCCAG GGGCTGGTCTCGGAGGCCTGGGAGGAGGAG CTCTGGGGCCCGGAGGCAAACCACCCAAACCAG GTGCAGGACTCCTGGGGGCATTTGGAGCAG GTCCCGGAGGGCTTGCGGGCGCTGGCCCTGGGGCAG GGTTGGGAGCCTTCCCTGCAGGTGCCTTCCCGGGGGGCGTGGTACCAGGTGGAGCTGCTGGTGCTGCTGCAGCCTATAAGGCTGCCAAGGCTG GTGCTGGGCTCGGAGGCGTCGGCGGAGTTGGCGGGGTTGGTGGTGTTGGAGGAGTCGGTGGCGTTGGAGGAGTCGGTGGCGTTGGCGGAGTCGGTGGCTTAGGAGTGTCCACAG GTGCCGTGGTCCCTCAGGTCGGAGCTGGAGTCGGTGTCGGAGCTGGAGCGAAGCCAGGGAAAGTGCCCG GTGTGGGGCTCCCAGGTGTATACCCAGGTGGCGTGCTCCCCGGCACAG GAGCTCGGTTCCCTGGAGTAGGGGTGCTCCCTGGGGTGCCCACCGGAGCAGGAGTCAAGGCCAAGGCCCCAG GTGGAGGCGGAGCTTTTGCAGGAATCCCAG GGGTCGGGCCCTTTGGGGGCCAGCAGCCTGGGGTCCCACTGGGATACCCCATCAAGGCACCCAAGCTTCCAG GTGGCTACGGACTGCCCTACGCCAATGGGAAAGCGCCCTTCA GCTATGGACCCGGAGGAGTGGCTGGTGCCGCGGGCAAGGCCGGCTACCCAACGGGGACAG GAGTGGGCCCCCAGGCGGCCGCAGCGGCAGCAGCTAAGGCAGCGAAATATG GTGCTGGAGGAGCTGGCGTCATCCCTGGTGTTGGAGGTGGCGGCATTCCTGGCGGGGCTGGTGCGGTTCCTGGGATTGGAGGCATTGCAG GGGCCGGGACTCCtgcggctgctgctgctgctgcaaagGCAGCCGCCAAGGCTGCGAAGTACG GAGCTGCTGGGGGCTTAGTGCCTGGTGGGCCAGGAGTTAGGGTCccaggtgttgggatcccaggtGTTGGCGGAGTCccaggtgttgggatcccaggtGTTGGCGGAGTCCCAGGTGTTGGAGTCCCGGGTGTTGGAGTcccaggtgttggggtcccaggtgTTGGGGGTCCAGGCATCGGGGGTGTACCAG GGGCCGTGTCACCAGCTGCTGCTGCCAAAGCAGCCGCCAAAGCAGCCAAATATG GGGCCAGAGCTGGAGTGGGCGTTGGAGGCATCCCCACATACGGGGTTGGTGCTGGGGGCTTTCCTGGCTATGGTGTTGGAGCAGGCCTTGGAGGTGTCCCCGGAGCTGGCCTTGGAGGTGTCCCCGGTGCTGGCATTGGAGGTGTCCCCGGAGCTGGCCTTTCCC CTGCAGCCCAAGCAGCCGCTGCGGCTAAAGCTGCCAAGTACG GTGCTGGAGGAGCTGGAGCCCTGGGAGGGCTGGTGCCAGGTGCCGTGCCAGGTGCAGTGCCAGGTTTAGTGCCAGGTGTGCCAGGAGCCGGAGGGGTGCCAG GAGCCGGGACCCCGGCAGCTGCAGCCGCCAAAGCAGCCGCCAAAGCTGCCCAGTTTG GTTTGGGCCCTGGAGTCGGTGGAGTTCCTGGTGGAGTTGGGGTTCCTGGTGGTGTTGGGGTTCCTGGTGGCATTGGAGTTCCTGGTGGCGTCGGGGTTCCTGGTGGCGTCGGAGTTCCTGGTGGCATTATCCCCGGTGGTATCGCGG GAGCAGGACCCGCTGCTGCCAAATCCGCTGCTAAAGCCGCCGCCAAAGCTCAGTACC AGGCAGCTGCTGGGCTGGGTGCCGGGGTTCCTGGATTAGGAGCTGGTGCCGGGGTTCCTGGATTAGGAGCTGGTGCCGGGGTTCCTGGATTTGGAGCTGGTGCCGGGGTTCCTGGATTTGGAGCTGGTGCAG TGCCTGGATCTCTGGCCGCTGCCAAAGCTGCCAAATATG GAGCAGGGGGCGCTGGGGCCCTGGGAGGCGTCGGGGGTCTCGGTGGAGTTGGAGTCCCAGGTGGCGTGGCAG GGGCCGGACCTGccgcctctgctgctgctgccaagGCTGCTGCCAAAGCCGCCCAGTACG GCCTCGGGGTCGGTGGGCTCGGAGCCGGAGGACTGGGGGTCGGTGGGCTTGGGGCCGGAGGAGCCGTCCCCGGCGTTGGCTTTGGAG
- the Eln gene encoding elastin isoform X3: MGKVCVCVCVCVCVCVCARAGVSASVCAGEGPGSRRPRRRLQRGFRNCPLPAPAGLPRPPPPASARLLPAQPTRQQLRFGDKTRRGEQAGAFLPEMAMAGLTAAAPRPGVLLLLLALLHPAQPGGVPGAVPGGVPGGVYYPGAGLGGLGGGALGPGGKPPKPGAGLLGAFGAGPGGLAGAGPGAGLGAFPAGAFPGGVVPGGAAGAAAAYKAAKAGAGLGGVGGVGGVGGVGGVGGVGGVGGVGGVGGLGVSTGAVVPQVGAGVGVGAGAKPGKVPGVGLPGVYPGGVLPGTGARFPGVGVLPGVPTGAGVKAKAPGGGGAFAGIPGVGPFGGQQPGVPLGYPIKAPKLPGGYGLPYANGKAPFSYGPGGVAGAAGKAGYPTGTGVGPQAAAAAAAKAAKYGAGGAGVIPGVGGGGIPGGAGAVPGIGGIAGAGTPAAAAAAAKAAAKAAKYGAAGGLVPGGPGVRVPGVGIPGVGGVPGVGIPGVGGVPGVGVPGVGVPGVGVPGVGGPGIGGVPGAVSPAAAAKAAAKAAKYGARAGVGVGGIPTYGVGAGGFPGYGVGAGLGGVPGAGLGGVPGAGIGGVPGAGLSPAAQAAAAAKAAKYGAGGAGALGGLVPGAVPGAVPGLVPGVPGAGGVPGAGTPAAAAAKAAAKAAQFGLGPGVGGVPGGVGVPGGVGVPGGIGVPGGVGVPGGVGVPGGIIPGGIAGAGPAAAKSAAKAAAKAQYQAAAGLGAGVPGLGAGAGVPGLGAGAGVPGFGAGAGVPGFGAGAVPGSLAAAKAAKYGAGGAGALGGVGGLGGVGVPGGVAGAGPAASAAAAKAAAKAAQYGLGVGGLGAGGLGVGGLGAGGAVPGVGFGGGGAGGLGVGGKPPKAYGGALGALGYQGGACLGKSCGRKRK; the protein is encoded by the exons ATggggaaagtgtgtgtgtgtgtgtgtgtgtgtgtgtgtgtgtgtgtttgcgcgCGCGCGGGCGTGAGCGCGAGTGTGTGTGCAGGAGAAGGCCCTGGGTCCAGGCGGCCCCGCCGGAGGCTGCAGCGGGGCTTTCGTAATTGCCCCCTCCCGGCCCCCGCCGGCCTCCCCCGCCCGCCGCCGCCCGCCTCCGCCCGCCTCCTTCCCGCGCAGCCGACCAGGCAGCAATTACGCTTTGGGGATAAAACGAGGCGCGGAGAGCAGGCCGGGGCATTCCTCCCCGAGATGGCGATGGCGGGTCTGACGGCGGCGGCCCCGAGGCCCGGAGTCCTGCTGCTCCTGCTGGCCCTCCTCCACCCCGCGCAGCCTGGAG GGGTCCCAGGGGCTGTTCCTGGTGGAGTTCCTGGAGGAGTCTATTATCCAG GGGCTGGTCTCGGAGGCCTGGGAGGAGGAG CTCTGGGGCCCGGAGGCAAACCACCCAAACCAG GTGCAGGACTCCTGGGGGCATTTGGAGCAG GTCCCGGAGGGCTTGCGGGCGCTGGCCCTGGGGCAG GGTTGGGAGCCTTCCCTGCAGGTGCCTTCCCGGGGGGCGTGGTACCAGGTGGAGCTGCTGGTGCTGCTGCAGCCTATAAGGCTGCCAAGGCTG GTGCTGGGCTCGGAGGCGTCGGCGGAGTTGGCGGGGTTGGTGGTGTTGGAGGAGTCGGTGGCGTTGGAGGAGTCGGTGGCGTTGGCGGAGTCGGTGGCTTAGGAGTGTCCACAG GTGCCGTGGTCCCTCAGGTCGGAGCTGGAGTCGGTGTCGGAGCTGGAGCGAAGCCAGGGAAAGTGCCCG GTGTGGGGCTCCCAGGTGTATACCCAGGTGGCGTGCTCCCCGGCACAG GAGCTCGGTTCCCTGGAGTAGGGGTGCTCCCTGGGGTGCCCACCGGAGCAGGAGTCAAGGCCAAGGCCCCAG GTGGAGGCGGAGCTTTTGCAGGAATCCCAG GGGTCGGGCCCTTTGGGGGCCAGCAGCCTGGGGTCCCACTGGGATACCCCATCAAGGCACCCAAGCTTCCAG GTGGCTACGGACTGCCCTACGCCAATGGGAAAGCGCCCTTCA GCTATGGACCCGGAGGAGTGGCTGGTGCCGCGGGCAAGGCCGGCTACCCAACGGGGACAG GAGTGGGCCCCCAGGCGGCCGCAGCGGCAGCAGCTAAGGCAGCGAAATATG GTGCTGGAGGAGCTGGCGTCATCCCTGGTGTTGGAGGTGGCGGCATTCCTGGCGGGGCTGGTGCGGTTCCTGGGATTGGAGGCATTGCAG GGGCCGGGACTCCtgcggctgctgctgctgctgcaaagGCAGCCGCCAAGGCTGCGAAGTACG GAGCTGCTGGGGGCTTAGTGCCTGGTGGGCCAGGAGTTAGGGTCccaggtgttgggatcccaggtGTTGGCGGAGTCccaggtgttgggatcccaggtGTTGGCGGAGTCCCAGGTGTTGGAGTCCCGGGTGTTGGAGTcccaggtgttggggtcccaggtgTTGGGGGTCCAGGCATCGGGGGTGTACCAG GGGCCGTGTCACCAGCTGCTGCTGCCAAAGCAGCCGCCAAAGCAGCCAAATATG GGGCCAGAGCTGGAGTGGGCGTTGGAGGCATCCCCACATACGGGGTTGGTGCTGGGGGCTTTCCTGGCTATGGTGTTGGAGCAGGCCTTGGAGGTGTCCCCGGAGCTGGCCTTGGAGGTGTCCCCGGTGCTGGCATTGGAGGTGTCCCCGGAGCTGGCCTTTCCC CTGCAGCCCAAGCAGCCGCTGCGGCTAAAGCTGCCAAGTACG GTGCTGGAGGAGCTGGAGCCCTGGGAGGGCTGGTGCCAGGTGCCGTGCCAGGTGCAGTGCCAGGTTTAGTGCCAGGTGTGCCAGGAGCCGGAGGGGTGCCAG GAGCCGGGACCCCGGCAGCTGCAGCCGCCAAAGCAGCCGCCAAAGCTGCCCAGTTTG GTTTGGGCCCTGGAGTCGGTGGAGTTCCTGGTGGAGTTGGGGTTCCTGGTGGTGTTGGGGTTCCTGGTGGCATTGGAGTTCCTGGTGGCGTCGGGGTTCCTGGTGGCGTCGGAGTTCCTGGTGGCATTATCCCCGGTGGTATCGCGG GAGCAGGACCCGCTGCTGCCAAATCCGCTGCTAAAGCCGCCGCCAAAGCTCAGTACC AGGCAGCTGCTGGGCTGGGTGCCGGGGTTCCTGGATTAGGAGCTGGTGCCGGGGTTCCTGGATTAGGAGCTGGTGCCGGGGTTCCTGGATTTGGAGCTGGTGCCGGGGTTCCTGGATTTGGAGCTGGTGCAG TGCCTGGATCTCTGGCCGCTGCCAAAGCTGCCAAATATG GAGCAGGGGGCGCTGGGGCCCTGGGAGGCGTCGGGGGTCTCGGTGGAGTTGGAGTCCCAGGTGGCGTGGCAG GGGCCGGACCTGccgcctctgctgctgctgccaagGCTGCTGCCAAAGCCGCCCAGTACG GCCTCGGGGTCGGTGGGCTCGGAGCCGGAGGACTGGGGGTCGGTGGGCTTGGGGCCGGAGGAGCCGTCCCCGGCGTTGGCTTTGGAG